A single Suricata suricatta isolate VVHF042 chromosome 2, meerkat_22Aug2017_6uvM2_HiC, whole genome shotgun sequence DNA region contains:
- the THAP5 gene encoding THAP domain-containing protein 5 — translation MPRYCAAICCKNRRGRNSKDRKLSFYPFPLHDKERLEKWLKNMKRDSWVPSKYQFLCSDHFTPDSLDIRWGIRYLKQTAVPTIFSLPEDNQEKDPSKKKSQKKILDDEKGVCLKAKSQESFASNELKKNTVNTDILPEHTELLNSSTLVKPPAAKTESIQNSVLTLNLIKQDIGKPAFTLETSVTQDIGIGGFHTSFENLNSTTITLTTSNSEDTQPSLETQEVLEITTNHLADPNSTNNSMEIKSAQESPFLLSTITQTVEDLNTNEESVIAIFVPTENSKPMINSFVPAQKETVEMEDLDVEDSLYKDVDYETEVLQIEHSYCRQDINKEHLWQKVSKLHSKITLLELQEQQTLGRLKSLEALIRQLKQENWLSEENVKIIENHFTTYEVTMI, via the exons ATGCCTCGCTACTGCGCAGCGATTTGCTGTAAGAACCGTCGGGGACGAAACAGTAAGGACCGGAAGCTGAGTTTTTATCC GTTTCCTCTACATGACAAAGAAAGACTTGAAAAATGGTTAAAGAATATGAAACGAGATTCATGGGTTCCTAGTAAATACCAGTTCCTGTGTAGTGACCATTTTACTCCTGACTCTCTTGACATCAGATGGGGTATTCGATATTTGAAACAAACTGCAGTTCCAACAATATTTTCTTTGCCTGAAGACAATCAG gaaaaagacccttccaaaaaaaaatctcagaagaaaatattagatgaTGAGAAAGGAGTGTGCCTAAAAGCCAAGTCACAAGAATCATTTGCATCAAATGagctaaagaaaaatacagttaatACAGATATTCTCCCTGAACACACAGAATTACTTAATTCATCTACCTTGGTGAAGCCACCAGCTGCAAAAACAGAAAGTATACAAAACAGTGTATTAACTCTTAATCTGATTAAACAAGATATTGGAAAACCAGCATTCACCTTGGAAACATCAGTTACCCAAGACATAGGTATAGGTGGTTTTCACACATCTTTTGAGAATCTCAATTCTACGACTATAACTTTGACAACTTCAAATTCAGAAGACACTCAGCCGTCTTTGGAAACCCAAGAGGTGCTTGAAATAACTACGAATCATCTTGCTGATCCAAACTCTACAAATAATTCCATGGAAATTAAGTCAGCACAGGAAAGTCCATTCTTACTCAGCACAATTACTCAAACAGTTGAAGatttaaatacaaatgaagaaTCTGTTATTGCCATTTTTGTACCCACAGAAAACTCCAAACCTATGATTAATTCCTTTGTACCTGCTCAAAAAGAAACTGTGGAAATGGAAGATCTAGACGTTGAAGACTCCTTATATAAGGATGTAGACTATGAGACAGAAGTTTTACAAATTGAACATTCTTACTGCAGACAAGATATAAATAAGGAACATCTCTGGCAGAAAGTCTCTAAACTACATTCAAAGATAACTCTTCTTGAGCTACAAGAACAACAAACTCTTGGAAGATTGAAGTCTTTGGAAGCTCTTATAAGGCAGCTAAAACAAGAAAACTGGCTATCTGAAGAAAATGTCAAGATTATAGAAAACCATTTCACAACATATGAAGTTACTATGATATAG